The Cyanobacteria bacterium QS_8_64_29 genome includes a window with the following:
- a CDS encoding alpha/beta hydrolase, translating to MPPVRRTLALPQLRLSYLEWNPGGVPLLLLHGLADCAAVWCCLGEALGDRYHVVAPDLRGHGDSDKPARGYGFAELMGDLEALFDALGWSAADALGHSWTGKLLPLWAQRSPHRLRRLVLVDPFYIGRLPGWLRLTFPLLYRTLPFLQGLGPYASYERAQQQARRMKQYRGWSCWQQQAFRASLERGTDGWWRRKFALAARDEAFAEVLQVAGLRAPLPHPTLLLIPERGLNRMVWQLAPLRRHADKLQVRSVPGNHWAFLVAPAAFEQAVRSFLEGGR from the coding sequence ATGCCGCCGGTGCGCCGCACGCTCGCGCTGCCCCAGCTCCGGCTCTCCTACCTGGAGTGGAACCCGGGCGGCGTACCGTTGCTGCTGCTGCACGGCCTGGCAGACTGCGCCGCCGTTTGGTGCTGCCTGGGCGAAGCGCTAGGCGATCGCTACCACGTCGTCGCGCCGGACCTACGCGGCCATGGCGATAGCGACAAGCCGGCCCGCGGCTACGGCTTTGCCGAGCTCATGGGCGATTTGGAGGCCCTGTTTGATGCCTTGGGCTGGTCGGCGGCCGATGCGCTGGGCCACTCCTGGACGGGCAAGCTGCTGCCGCTCTGGGCGCAGCGATCGCCGCACCGGCTGCGCCGGCTCGTGCTGGTCGATCCGTTCTACATCGGGCGGCTGCCCGGCTGGCTCCGCCTGACGTTTCCGCTGCTGTACCGCACGCTGCCGTTTTTGCAAGGCTTGGGGCCCTACGCTAGCTACGAGCGCGCCCAACAACAGGCGCGGCGAATGAAACAATACCGCGGTTGGTCCTGCTGGCAGCAGCAGGCGTTTCGCGCCAGCCTCGAGCGCGGAACCGATGGCTGGTGGCGGCGCAAGTTTGCCCTTGCCGCGCGCGATGAGGCCTTTGCCGAGGTCCTGCAGGTAGCGGGACTGCGCGCGCCACTGCCCCATCCCACCCTCTTGCTGATCCCCGAGCGCGGGCTCAACCGCATGGTGTGGCAGCTCGCCCCCTTGCGGCGCCACGCCGATAAGCTGCAGGTCCGCTCGGTGCCGGGCAACCATTGGGCGTTCCTGGTTGCGCCGGCTGCCTTCGAACAGGCGGTCCGTTCGTTTCTGGAGGGCGGCCGCTAG